TAAAGCTGTGTGTAACGGATTAATTAGGGGAGTCGGGCCTGACGACGAGAGTAAGCTAGCATTTATACAGTATGCCGATGATACCATCTTCTTCTGTGAGGCAAAGAACAGACAAGTGAGGAATCTACATTTTGTATGGCATATCTTCAAATGGGCCTCGGGGCTAAAAATCAACAGGAGCAAGTCTGAACTTTTCTACCTAGGGAGATCAATACAACAGGGAGAAAGACTAGCGAGAATTTTAAGATGTAAAATAGGGTCTTTCCCGACGAGATACCTCAGACTGCCGCTAACAAATAGATGCCTAAACAGATCGGATTGGTGGCCAATCGTTAATAGAGTGGAACGACGAGTAGAAGGATGGCAAGCTAAACTCCTCTCCATTGGCGGTAGGCTCGTTTTGGTTAACTCAGTACTTTCAAACCTACCACTCTACTTCTTCTCTATCTTTAGAGCACCTAAGTGGGTACTTAAGAGAATCGAAGGCCTGCGGTGGGCATTCTTCTGGAAATGAAGGAGCATGGTAGCTGGGGGTCATTGTTTGGTCCGATGGAAAACAGTCTGTAGGAGCAAAAGAGAAGGGGGCCTAGGGGTGAAGGACCTAGAATCCATGAATGTGGCGCTGCTTGCAAAGTGGTAGTGGAGGTTCTTCTCGGACAAGACAACTTTATGGCGATTGTTCTTATGTGCAGCTTACTATAAAATGAGGAAACCCCTCAGGGAAGGGCCAACATTTAGACCGTACTCTCAATGGTGGCAAAGCGTCCTGACAACCAGGGACATCTTTCGGTGTGGTATTTCCTTTACAATTGGGGATGGGAGCACTGTGAACCTTTGGAAGGACCGATGGTGTGCTCAACTTTCACTGCAGTCGATGTTCCCCCATATTTTCAACGCTGCTGTTAGGAAGAATCACCTAGTGCAAGACTGTTTAGGTATCAACGGGTGGAGGTGGCGCAGGATTTTGCTCGAGTTTACACCAAGATCCACTGCAGACGAAGATGCTGTCGCGGAGTTGAGGGATTTACTTAGCACTGTTACACTAACGAATAACGGCGACGAAGTAAGATGGAGATGGAATCATTCCGAAGTTTTTACAGTTAAATCATTGTATAACTTCCTACAGGAGAGTAAGGTAACAGAGACGAATTAGGAACGAATATGGAGAACCAACATacatttaaaagttaaaatttttggttGGCTTGTGGTGAAACAGAAGGTTCTCACGATTGACAATCTTATGAAAAGGGGATGGTCGGGCCCGGACACGTGTGCCCTCTGCTTGATTGACTCAGAGAATATTGATCATCTTTTCTTAAATTGCGAGTTTTCACGTGCGAGACTATGCTGCTTAATGCCAAACAAACGGGGCCTAGGGGCTTGTACGTTAGTGGCCGACCTGTGGAAGAAATGCAGCAGTAAACAAGGAGTTCTAGGGAGAAAGGAATCAGCAATTTTACTTGTTACTTGGTGGGCTATTTGGTTAGAACGAAATAGGCGAATTTTCGAGAACCAAAAGCGCACCATGAGGCAGGTGACGGCAGACCTACGAGCTCTGTACAACATGTGGGACTCGTATTGCGTTTAGCtaactacttttttttctcttttttcttttttctttttttttttttttcctgaagcCCAGTTGCTTTCCATTGTTGCTAAATTCACATTTtctatgaatgaagcggtagcatgctacctttatctcaaaaaaaaaaaatcaaaatagcaaCGATATGATATGTCGATATcaaattaaatcttaaattttaaagaaaatactATTGATACACCGTATTATAAGGCATACATCTTACACGGCAACatccaaaaaaattacaaatgttttAAAAtctttagtataaaaaataataagataaataaatagatcAGAATATCTGTGAGATTAAAATTACAGATAGCaatgcttttaattttatatgtataattCACAAAACGCTACtactattttatgtaataaaaaaaaaactaaattacagaaaatccacgtataaatatttattttttattgtttctttctaactttcaaaaacttatattttacaccCTCAACATTTCAAGGTATTGTATTTAGCCCCTCTCCGTCAGGAttccatcactattccgtcCATTTCTCATAATTTGTACTAAAACTATccttcaaaataacaaaaatattttttttaaaaaaataagaataatttgattattttgcctTCTTAATTAATGCTATACTCTTTGtaaatatctttaaaattttaaataaagagctaaaaatataaattttttaaagcaaaaaaaaaaaaagtaaaatactaaaatttatagaaaatttttcgttaatttaatctttaaaaaataattttagaagcGAGACCACGCAGTACGATCCAACTTCTTACGGCCGTGTAACATTTCAGTCACAAAGAGATAAGAGAAGTGTCCAGATACTGGTGGCGCGCCTGCAAGAAGAGACAAAACAGAGGGCTAATTCCGTCATTTCATTTGAAAAGTTATAGCGCGCACCCGGTGCACCCTTACGTTTGCGCACcgaattatttgattttttttttataaatatatattctacattaatttacaattttattaaaaaaaatttctcttagTATAGCAAATTATACCTACATCTTATTATTCACGCCTCCTAGTAATCAATTGTGATTACGAAAGTTGGTTTGTAGGATATTACAGTATTATATGTACTCTGttatatttgtatatgtattgtttatttattttttgcttttcgtTATATATTTGACTTGCAatttaatcataattttttttaatagaaatagATTATTATCCAATTTATTCATAAATATTTGATATCTAGGCCATGTCTAGATGTGTAAATATCTTGTTTTAGCatacttttttaatttactcaaaAATTTATAGTATTTGATACATTAGTAGGGTGATCAAATATCAAGATTTTAAGCAACGAAAACTAAGGTCCTAACTTTTGATCACTCATATTAAATAAGCTATCAGTAGATAGCTTATTCTTATATTCCCAAAAGCTCACGTCCTCGTtagattttgaaataaaatattccataataatttatttggtataAAGATGAAATTATATGATTGAagaatagaaatttaattttttgtctgTAAAAAGCCTTCGAATCCATAACTTATTAGGATAACATATTTCTTCTatgcaaaaatttatttcatgcCGAAAAAAATAACATTACGGTGCGAAATGATATTTATCTGGATATTTGATCACAATATTTATCCATTAAACACTGCATATTTttctgaataaattaaaaaaatataccgaATAAGATGATCAGGCAACAAAACAAGGTATAAACTACTAAATAGGCGGTGCACGGTCTAGCGGTGCACCAGGTTAATATCCGCATTTCGGTGTGCCGGCAGCTTCGGATGATAATTTGGTAGCCTGCTGCCACCCAACGCGAGCAGCGTccgcagcagcggcagcagcagcagcgtcATGTGAgagtaaatataattataataattataataattataatgaaTATTAAatcctagaaaaaaaaataaaaattgaaaaaaaaaaattgaacttgTACGAAAAAATTCTACTCCCCCATTAGCCTCGAAATCCGAACTACAAAATCGAGGCCCCCACCATCATCGCCccttccaattttttttcttctttttcttgccaattcttttttccttttttttttttctccttaacTCCTTTCTTATCAAATCCTATAGACCCACTTCTGCTAAAATTGGAGTGGAGTCGAAAGAAGCAAAAGTGGgaaaggagggagagagagagagagaaagagagagagagagagagagagaaagagagaaagagctccAAATCCATTTTCGGACGAGTTTCTGATGATTTTTTAACATGGGAGGTACCCAGGTGAGCTTCTTGTTCTTTAAATTTCCCTCTTTTCCCCTCTAATTTTTGGTCAAAATCGCACCTTTATTTtgttgttcttttctttctgagatTTGGGCGTTTTCTCTTCTTTGATTGATTTAGAAATACCGCACTGGGGCTTGTTTGTTGCGATTTAACGACATTGTGAGTGTTCTCTCTAATGGGTATATCTCATCTCTTTGTACCGTTGTTTTGCAGTGCTAAGATGGCCCTGTATCAGAGTCGTTTGATtcaagaggaagaggaggacgacgacgatgtGTTCTTCGACTCGCACGACGAAATCTCATTTCTGCAGGATGATAAATCTACAGCAGAGAATTCCATCAGCTGGGTTTCCAGCAATTCTCTGTACCATCTCTGGATTAGAAGCCCCGACAGCGTAAGAGAACGCCGCGACAGGTTTGTCGAATTGATGGGTTTCGATCTCATTCGCAGTTCCTGTGCAGCCTCTTTTGAAGCTGATGATGAAGCAATTTCAAGAACATCCACATCTGTTCGGGAAATCCGGCCTTTGATGTCCAGTTGCTCTGGTGAGCAGCCGAGTACATCGGCTGACGGGGGTTTGGATGAGAGATTTGAGTACAGTATCAAGAATTTGGATGATGGGACCGTCTTTGTGGTCGATGAGTTGGGTAATGATGGCAATTTTAGGAGTCTTCGTGAAATTGGCTCGAATCGGATGGTGACGCTATCCGAGTTCGAGAGAAGCTTCGGGTCGTCGCCGTTCATCCAGCAGCTTATGCGGCGAGAAGATGGCTCATTGAGCGATTCTGACAAAATTGTCGTGAGGAGGCCGCGAAGGATTGGATGGTTGAGGAGGTTGGGCACTGGGGCTTGTCTTGTAGTTAGAGAAGCGGATGTAGTTAACTCAAGTTTCTCGAGTTCTAATCAAAGTAGTAGCGATAGGGTTGAACGAATTAGAGTTCATTCGTGCAGGAAGAGATGCAAGGAATTGTCGGCGGTCTACAAGGGGCAGAATCTGAAAGCACATGAAGGTGCTATCCTGACCATGAAATTTAGCCCTGATGGCCAATACTTGGCCAGCGGAGGTGAAGACGGAGTTGTCCGTGTGTGGCAGGTGATGGAACGCGAAAGAAACGAAGAATTTGACGTTCCTGAAGACGATTTATCATGCATGTACTTCACAATGAATACCAATTCTGAGTTGGCCCCTATACATTCCGACAGGGAGAAAAAGAGTAAGAGGAGTATGAGAACTACGAAATCGACTTGCGTCGTAATTCCGCAGAAAATCTTTCGAATATCTGAGGGACCCTTGCACGAGTTCTATGGGCATAATGTGGATGTCCTGGATCTTTCGTGGTCAAAAGATAAGGTTAATAGGCTAGGAAAAGGAGTATCTTGTTTTCTGTGCTTAGTCGTATAAATCCTTTGTAATATTGGCTCTAAATGTCAAAAATTTTCTCTGCAGCATCTACTGTCATCATCCGTTGATATGACTGTTCGCTTGTGGCGAATCGGATGCAATAGCTGCCTTAAAGTTTTTTCTCATAATAATTTTGGTATGCAGTTCATTTCCTTGTCTCTAATGCTACATCTTTGAGCTCTAGGATATGGCCGCCTTGCTTTATTCTAATTGTTCTTATGGGACTTTGCATTCCCTACTACATAATGCAGTGACGTGTGTTCAATTCAACCCTGCCGATGAGAACTATTTTATTAGTGGCTCGATAGATGGAATAGTTCGTGTATGGGAGATTCCTGAATCTCATGTTGTAGGCTGGACTGATAGCAAAGAAATAGTCACTGCAGTCTGTTACCGCCCAGACGGGAAGGTACTTCTATTGTTTCTTCTATTGTAGTCGAATTCACAGAATTGTGATTTTCAAAGTTATGTAAGTTAAACCATCTACTTGTATCTTGCAGGGAGTAGTGGTTGGCACCATCACCGGTAATTGTCGCTTTTATGATGCATCAGGTACAGTATTTAGTGTATTTTTTTGTGGGTAGCAACTTATATGTGTAGATATtgtggtttctttgttgcacaCACTCAGTTATCTTCTTGAAGACGGTACTTATACTAATTCTTTTACGCAACCAAGTGTAGTAGCTAGGCGCTAAAAGTAATTGCATTAatctatatttattaatttgaaatGGCTTGAGAGTGTAACGAAATTGCTGTTAGTTTGGCTCCTGTATTTGTCTGTGGTGTTACATTTTCCTACACTGAACAATGCTATTATCATGTAGTTTACCTACTGATTTTTATGTTCTTGGTTatcttcagataaccatctacaGCTAGATGCTCAGGTTCCACTGCAGAGTAGGAAAAAGTGTCCGCTTAAGAGAATCACTGGCTTTCAGGTatcattctaaaaaaaaatatactcttGAAATTCATTTTCCTTTTAGTTTCATAATTCATCGTGGAATCCTAATTTCTTTCGGTTTGGTCGGTCCAATGTACAGTATTGTCCAAGTGATCCTAAAAAGTTGATGGTAACATCTGCCGACTCACATATCTGCATTCTTGATGGGCTTGAATTAGTCTCGAGGTACAAAGGTACAAATGACTCTTTATAATTGGGCCCTCGCATTAGATAAGATTTTTATCGAGCTATCAATTTGTAAATTTGCAATTTACATATCTAGGGCAACGAAATGCTGCTAGGCAAATAGCTGCATCATTCACTCCAGATGGGCGGCATATTATTTCGGCTAGTGAGGACTCGAACATTTATTTCTGGAACTTTGAAAGCCAAGCTGCGCTGACATCAAGCCATGTAACAAAAACATCATCTTGTGAGCGATTCTTCTGCAGTAATGCTTCCATGGCAATACCCTGGAATGGCTCTCAGACCGGTAATGTTTCAAGAAATCTTTCTATTATTCGAGAAAATGCCTCTAATTGCCGCGAAGAAGATTCCACTATGAGCCATGGGTTCTTTTCGGGTTTACTTCCCAAGGGATCAGCAACATGGCCTGAGGAAAAGCTCCCGTTTAGCTCAATCAGCAAATCTACTTTGAGGAATTTCCAATATAAATACCTGAAGGCTTCTTTTCAAAGCACTTCTCTCGCCTGGGGTCAGGTGATAGTTGCTGCAGGATGGGATGGCCGCATCAGATCCTTCCAGAATTACGGATTACCAGTACATCTTTGACGTGCCTGTTTGGCGTGACGGGAGCTTCGGAAGAAAAATTGCTGTCGAGTATAGCTGTTCGTAATAGCACCAACAGTTTTTCCATTTATATCCTCTCTAGTAGATTCCCgttgcagcagaagcagaagattTAAGTCGAAGCTTCACATTTTGGTGTTTAAACGCTCATTTTCAATTTCCTATAATAGCAGAAGCTCTAAACTTTTTATGTTGCTGCTCTTTTGGATAGAAAAGCTGCTTCAAAACCCAGGCAAAATGATATTAGTTATCGAACAATCAATCTCAATGGTTTATATTTGACAGTGCGCACGGCCACAACAAAAAGCTTTTgggttctttcttctttctgaGCAGCCTATTTAGGATTATTACTGTGAGAAACATCCAATGCTTCTGGTGTTTCAGCTGAATTTTAGATGGGCCAGTAACTGTAACAGATTTGGTGGTCCTTCAAAATCTCAAACAGCATCAGACGAATCGCAGCACCCCCAGGAGGCGTGATCTCTTTATAGGCTTCTGCCACTACAGGGTTGTGAGTTTGCTGTTCTACCCTTGTCTTGTTTTGGAGTCCTATGTGgtgtcctatatatatattattatatatagtaggaaTGTAATTTATCCATAAGTGGGTGTATAGCAATGCCGCCTGATTCGATTGGCACAAAGGGGTGAGCGGGTGATGGTGGATAGAGAAAGTTCTGTTTGTTAATACATAATTCGTTCATTCATTGAATTATTCATCAGCTGTGGATGTACATGTTGTAGTCTCTCGATTCGGTGG
This genomic interval from Ananas comosus cultivar F153 linkage group 8, ASM154086v1, whole genome shotgun sequence contains the following:
- the LOC109714225 gene encoding uncharacterized WD repeat-containing protein C3H5.08c-like yields the protein MALYQSRLIQEEEEDDDDVFFDSHDEISFLQDDKSTAENSISWVSSNSLYHLWIRSPDSVRERRDRFVELMGFDLIRSSCAASFEADDEAISRTSTSVREIRPLMSSCSGEQPSTSADGGLDERFEYSIKNLDDGTVFVVDELGNDGNFRSLREIGSNRMVTLSEFERSFGSSPFIQQLMRREDGSLSDSDKIVVRRPRRIGWLRRLGTGACLVVREADVVNSSFSSSNQSSSDRVERIRVHSCRKRCKELSAVYKGQNLKAHEGAILTMKFSPDGQYLASGGEDGVVRVWQVMERERNEEFDVPEDDLSCMYFTMNTNSELAPIHSDREKKSKRSMRTTKSTCVVIPQKIFRISEGPLHEFYGHNVDVLDLSWSKDKHLLSSSVDMTVRLWRIGCNSCLKVFSHNNFVTCVQFNPADENYFISGSIDGIVRVWEIPESHVVGWTDSKEIVTAVCYRPDGKGVVVGTITGNCRFYDASDNHLQLDAQVPLQSRKKCPLKRITGFQYCPSDPKKLMVTSADSHICILDGLELVSRYKGQRNAARQIAASFTPDGRHIISASEDSNIYFWNFESQAALTSSHVTKTSSCERFFCSNASMAIPWNGSQTGNVSRNLSIIRENASNCREEDSTMSHGFFSGLLPKGSATWPEEKLPFSSISKSTLRNFQYKYLKASFQSTSLAWGQVIVAAGWDGRIRSFQNYGLPVHL